From a single Amyelois transitella isolate CPQ chromosome 18, ilAmyTran1.1, whole genome shotgun sequence genomic region:
- the LOC106137399 gene encoding NADH-quinone oxidoreductase subunit B 2-like yields MRRNSDKINKILPPGGIMERKRNHQRTFKSIAGKDEAVRKDIVLCQTGAILGETSNRNASTSSKARKYPPVPMHGQKFIQPGVKRRYSPFHYPGQSSAEWVVARADDILNWGRKNSIWPLTFGLACCALEMMHYAAPRYDMDRFGMVFRGTPRQTDVIIVAGTVTNKMAPVFRKTYDLMPEPRWVVSMGSCANGGGYYHYTYSTVRGCDRIVPVDIYVPGCPPTAEALLYGMLLLQKKVKRMRVVQVWYRH; encoded by the exons ATGAGAAGGAATTCggataaaatcaataaaatcttGCCCCCGGGGGGTATAATGGAGCGTAAAAG GAACCACCAACGTACTTTCAAGAGCATCGCTGGCAAAGATGAAGCGGTCAGAAAGGACATCGTTCTGTGCCAAACCGGCGCCATCCTCGGAGAGACAAGCAACCGTAATGCAAGCACCAGTAGTAAGGCGAGGAAGTACCCGCCTGTGCCGATGCACGGACAGAAATTCATACAGCCAGGGGTGAAAAGAAGATATTCACCGTTCCATTACCCTGGCCAG TCTTCAGCTGAATGGGTGGTGGCACGAGCAGATGACATCCTCAACTGGGGTAGGAAGAACTCCATCTGGCCCCTCACTTTCGGGCTCGCCTGCTGTGCACTAGAAATGATGCACTATGCGGCACCAAG ATATGACATGGACCGTTTCGGCATGGTCTTCCGCGGGACTCCCCGTCAGACCGACGTGATCATCGTCGCGGGTACAGTGACCAACAAAATGGCGCCCGTGTTCAGGAAGACCTACGACCTGATGCCCGAGCCCAGATGGGTGGTGTCCATGGGCAGTTGCGCCAATGGTGGGGGGTATTACCACTACACGTACTCCACCGTTAGGGGTTGCGACAGAATTGTGCCG GTGGATATATATGTGCCTGGCTGTCCACCGACAGCTGAAGCGCTGCTGTACGGAATGCTGCTGCTGCAGAAGAAGGTGAAGCGAATGAGGGTCGTCCAGGTGTGGTATcgtcattaa